In Deltaproteobacteria bacterium, the genomic stretch CCATCCAATATCGTCAACTTTCTCTGCCAAAGGGGTCCCTTCCCTCCAAGGGTTTCGGTTGCCGCCCTTTTCCATTTATTCAGGCAGGTCCCCTATCATCAATTTTTGGTTAAGGCCGAGACCTACCAAAAACCCTTCCAGACCCTTTATCATTCCCTGGGGGATCATCTGGCCAAACGATTTTTTGTCATCACGGTTTCCGAATTCTGGCGGAAGAAATTGATCGACCGGGGATTTTTACAAGAAAAAATCAAGGTCATCCCTGTCGGAGCCGATTGGGAGGATTGGCCGAGCATTCCTCCGGAAGAAGCCAAAAAAGAACTGGAGGTCTCCGGCCGCTTTGTCATTTATACCAGTCCCTTTCGCAGGAACAAAGGGATCCTCCATATCCTTGAGGCCATCGATCTTTTAAAAAATGAATTTCCGGCCCTGATGGTCCTGGCCACGGGGGTGACCGACCACCAGACCCAACACCAGGTCCGACAATACGTTCGAGAAAATCATTTGGAAAATCATTTCCGCTATGCCGGCCTGGTTCGAAGGGAAGAACTGCCCGTCTATTATTATGCCGCCGATGTGGTGGCCCTGGTTTCCCTGGAAGAGGAGGGCTGGGGGATCACTTTATTAGAAGGGATGCTATCCGGAAAACCGGTCATCGGAAGTCCTATGGGGGCCTTAACCGAACTGGTTCAGGGACGGGGCCTGCTCCTTAAAAAAAATACAGCCCAAAATCTGGCCCAGGCCATCGGGCAACTTATCCAGTCCCCTGAATTGCGGGACCGATTGGGTCAGGCCGGTCCACCTTATGCCCGGCAATTTTCTTATCAGGCCGCGGCCCGGGCCCATTTGTCGCTATTTGAAGAATTGCTTGGCCGGTCTTGAAACTTTGTTTTCGTACCAAACCCTTATGCTCGCGTGTCACGAGCACCACGAAACATGAAAATGTCTTTCGCCGAACGCCGAACGCTTAACGCCGAACGTTATTTTTGTGTTAAAGGGAGCCTCCTATGATCCTTAGCGATGCTGAAAGGTTTAAAGAAAGCCGGGACAGGCTTAAAGACAGCCTCTTGAGCGCCACCCTGCTTATTTCCGGAAGGCTTGATCTGGAAACGACCTTGAAAGAAACCATGCTGACTGCCAAGAGGCTGAGCCAGGCCCGTTATGCGGCCCTGGCTTTAGTCGATCAGGACCAGGTAAGTCGTTTTCTTTATGAAGGGATCAATGAGGAGATATCGAAACAAATCGGCCTACTGCCGACACCTGTCGGACTGAAAAGGGCCGTCCTGGAAGAAAGAAAAACGGTCCGGCTGCCGGATATGTCTGCCGATCCCAGATTCGAAGGCTTTCCCGAAGGCCACCCCCCCATGAAATCCTTTCTCGGGACTCCGATCTTTTTTGGAAATGACCTGATGGGGATTATTTATCTGGCCGACAAAACGGAAGCCGAAGAGTTTACCGAACAGGATCAGGAGATCATGGAGGTATTGGCGGCTCATGCGGCCATTGCCATCAATAACGCCAAACTTTATGAGCAGATCAAGCAATTGAATCTGGATCTCGAGCAAAAGGTCCATGACCGGACGGCCGAACTGGAGACCGCCAAGCTGGCCGCCGAGGCCGCCAACCAGGCCAAATCCACTTTTTTGACCAATATGTCCCACGAACTGCGCACCCCCTTAAATGCCATTATTGGATTTTCCGAAGTCCTGGAGGGGAAATATTTTGGAGACTTAAATGAAAGACAAGCGGAATATATAAAAGATATCCGGGAGAGTGGGCATCATCTGCTTGCCTTAATCAACGATATCCTGGACCTTTCCAAAATCGAAGCCGGGAAAATGGAGCTCCAACCTTCAAAAATAAAGATCAGCCAGGTACTGGAAAACAGCCTGGTTATGATCAAGGAAAAAGCCTTGAAGCATGGACTTCAGATTGAAATCGATATACCGCCGGAACTGATGGATTTTGAAATAACGGCAGATGAACGAAA encodes the following:
- a CDS encoding GAF domain-containing protein; translated protein: MILSDAERFKESRDRLKDSLLSATLLISGRLDLETTLKETMLTAKRLSQARYAALALVDQDQVSRFLYEGINEEISKQIGLLPTPVGLKRAVLEERKTVRLPDMSADPRFEGFPEGHPPMKSFLGTPIFFGNDLMGIIYLADKTEAEEFTEQDQEIMEVLAAHAAIAINNAKLYEQIKQLNLDLEQKVHDRTAELETAKLAAEAANQAKSTFLTNMSHELRTPLNAIIGFSEVLEGKYFGDLNERQAEYIKDIRESGHHLLALINDILDLSKIEAGKMELQPSKIKISQVLENSLVMIKEKALKHGLQIEIDIPPELMDFEITADERKLKQILYNLLSNAAKFTPDGGSVRLNARLNADFGFRISELAEESYSSDSAIHNPQSAIEISVADSGIGIAPENQEKVFDEFFQVQGGVKDKTPGTGLGLPLSKKFVEMHGGKIWVESEGAGKGSRFNFMLPVLPEKLFPDKEQFPLGFPERLDLGKTLDQLLAELIHFSRYFDKSFALSCFHTDPHYSREEAYRIKEILESEKRDYDFVVLEKEANIHLILLFTDKEKAGFATNRLIGKLQPALEGLRFSFSITSFPEDGETPKELISRLTCPVG
- a CDS encoding glycosyltransferase family 4 protein gives rise to the protein MKVAFIGDRLGLATGGNLYVSRVAEELAALGVEVTLITLVPPRDISWSSNLRIISETVDFSFGQRPAKDRIKIFFHSRWAAVTQLKKLVREPYDILYSVGGPSNIVNFLCQRGPFPPRVSVAALFHLFRQVPYHQFLVKAETYQKPFQTLYHSLGDHLAKRFFVITVSEFWRKKLIDRGFLQEKIKVIPVGADWEDWPSIPPEEAKKELEVSGRFVIYTSPFRRNKGILHILEAIDLLKNEFPALMVLATGVTDHQTQHQVRQYVRENHLENHFRYAGLVRREELPVYYYAADVVALVSLEEEGWGITLLEGMLSGKPVIGSPMGALTELVQGRGLLLKKNTAQNLAQAIGQLIQSPELRDRLGQAGPPYARQFSYQAAARAHLSLFEELLGRS